The following are encoded in a window of Drosophila simulans strain w501 chromosome 3L, Prin_Dsim_3.1, whole genome shotgun sequence genomic DNA:
- the LOC27206211 gene encoding cell death protein rpr → MAVAFYIPDQATLLREAEQKEQQILRLRESQWRFLATVVLETLRHYSTCHPKTGRKSGKYRKPSQ, encoded by the coding sequence ATGGCAGTGGCATTCTACATACCCGATCAGGCGACTCTGTTGCGGGAGGcggagcagaaggagcagcagatcCTCCGCTTGCGGGAGTCCCAGTGGAGATTCCTGGCCACCGTTGTCCTGGAAACGCTGCGCCACTACAGTACATGTCATCCGAAGACCGGAAGAAAGTCCGGCAAATATCGCAAGCCATCGCAATGA